ACTGCTGCACAATGGGAGAGGTTAATCATTCGGAACAATCGCCACATCAATAAGCGGCACATCAACCTACACCGCTTGGATTAGTCCGAGGTAAATCAATGGTTGTGGAAAAAACTGGCAGATGCGGGCGGCATCCGCCAGAAAAAGGTCAAACACAACCCCTGCTCAGCATCTCCCGACGAGAAAACACTGAACATTAATGCTATGCTAATCCTTGCATACTAGTCGGTCAACCTTTTTGTCACATTGACTTTATGATTATTATTAATACTTTCATATTTGCATGCTCTTTTATCCTTAAAGTAAACTCTACCACTCATACACAAGAGGAGTTACGTCGTGGCTAAACAGCCTGTGATAAGCATGCGCACCGATTCGAAGGGTTTGTCTTACGACCGCCCGGCCGCCAGCCAAATTTTCGGATTCATTCGTGATGCAATCATCAGCATGGAGCTCCTGCCCGGTCAGATGATTTCTGAAACTGCATTGGCGCAACAATTCGGCGTAAGCAGAACACCGGTGCGCGAAGCACTTATTCAATTATCCAACATAGGTTTTGTTGAGGTATTACCACAACGCGGTACCTATGTATCCAAGTTCAGCATGGATAAGATTTTGGAAGCCCGTTTTATTCGCGAGGCATTGGAAGTTGCGGTAGTCAGTCACATCGCCACCAATACCAATGAAGAAACACGACTTGAGGCTGTAAGCAGTTGCGAAAAAATTATCGCCAATCAAAAAACCGCCGCGGCAGATGACGATGCAATTGCCTTTCAAATACTGGACGATGAATTTCACCAAACACTGGCCAGCTTTACCCACTATCAACGCGTGGGAGCATTTATTGAAGCAGAAAAGGCTCACATGGACAGGGTTCGCTGTTTGAGTTTGCATGTGAGCGGCCAATACAAACGCATACTCAGCCAACATGCCGGAATTATCAAAGCGATCAAATCCGGCTCTGCAGAAAAGTCTGCCGCGGCGATGAGCGTACACCTGAAGGATGTTTATAACATTCTGGCGGTTATCCCGCAGGAACATCCGGAATACTTTGAGTAATACGGCGAGCAGCACTCTTAGTGGTACTGCCATTTTTCACTTGTAAAAAAAGCAGCCCAGGCTGCTTTTTTATTAACCGTAAAAATGTGCATCAATTAACGCTGACGTTTTAATACCGCAATTATCCCCTGTGATGTATTCATAAACATCGCAGGGCAAACACTGACCAATTCCCAGCCGTCGCGCCCTAATGTATTCAAAGTTTGATTCAGCTCATCGGTATCCAACGCACCTGAAAAGAAACTGCGTTTTTTGAATTTCAGTGTTTTGTATTCCCAATGCATTATATTTTCTCCTCATCTTGATCACCTGCTGATAGCAACTCTACATCAGTCACTACCTTTTGGGTTAGTTTAACACGCCCGCTTTTTACCAAGGCCTCGCGCAACACGAATTCAATTTGTGCGTTCAAACTGCGCAAGTCATCGTCGGCCCAGCGCTGCATTGCCGCGATGACCTGCTCATTGATACGCAGCGGAAATGATTTTTTCGTCACAATGAATTGCCTGTTTTCATCAATGCCAATGACACAGCGAGTTAGGAATAAAGTGTGCCGGCATTAATCACAGGCTTTGCCTGCTGATCGCCGCAGAGCACTACCAGTAAATTGCTGACCATGGATGCTTTGCGTTCGCCATCCAGATCCACGACGCCCTGCACTTTCAATTGGTCCAGTGCATCGGCCACCATCCCCACGGCTCCCTGAACAATAATTTTGCGCGCCGCCAGAACAGCACTCGCTTGCTGGCGTTGCAACATTGCCTGGGCAATTTCCGGGGAATAAGCCAGGTGGCTCAAACGCGCCTCAAGTACATCCACCCCGGCTTTTTGCAGGCGATCCTGAACCTCACTTTTCAATTTCAAAGCAATACTGTTGGCATCGCTGCGCAGCGATAAACGCGCATCTTCCTGATCATGTTCATAGGGATAGGTTGTTGCCAGATTGCGCAGCGCTGCTTCACTTTGGATGGTCACATAGTTTTCATAATCGTCCACCTCAAACACTGCCTCTGCGGTATCCACAACTCGCCAGACAATGACGGCAGCGATTTCAATCGGATTACCGTTGGCATCATTTACTTTCAAGCGACCCGATTCAAAGTTGCGCACTCGCAAGCTAACGGACTTTTTACTGTACAGGGGATTCGCCCAGCGCAGCCCGTTATTGCGGTCGGTTCCCGCATATTGGCCAAACAACTGCAGCACCTTGCCCTGATTGGGCTGCACCATATAAAAACCAAACCAACCCACAAAAATCAGCAATGCAGCCAGACCCAACACTATTTTTAGCAATATTGGCATGAGTATCACACCCGCTATGGTTATCACTTGTGATACCAGTAAAACCAACAGCATCAAATACCCTGAACCGCTGCGCGCTTCCACTTCTTGAACCATGATGTGCTCCTGTGCCCCTAGGCCTATAGTAGGTCAAACAATTATTTTGATATCAATTTGATATCAAAATAACACAGAAAAAGATGACTGACAATTGTCATAGCGCTCTCATGACTTTCCCGGCTGGCACAAATTTGTCGCGCACTGCAAACTGATCCTTAAAATAATAATGTTGTACTCTAGGCACTAACCTATCCAAACCAGCAGGATGATCCGCTCAACATGCATAAATCTGCCAACGACTGCAGCAGCTCTCTCTATTCCGCCAAGTCATGGATCTGGCTGTTTTTCAGCCTTTACTATTTTGTGCCGCTTTATTACATCCCGTTTGAGGGCTTGCAGCTCCCCATACTGATTGGTGTTTATTGCGTATTTGTCGGGCTATACCTCTGGGCAATCACCCTCAGCGCCAGTCAGGTATGGAAAGCGATTCTGGCTCTGTGTGTACTCTCGATTGTTACTACCGCCTACACCCCTGGCGCCAGCACCTTCTTTTCATATGTGGGCTTTTTGATCGGTTTTTCCTATGGCACCAAAATTTGGCTCAACCTTCTTGCCTTTCTTGCATTGGTTATTATCGCCTTGCACTACACATTCAATTACCCGATTCCCTTTTTTGCCCTGCCTGCACTTTCCGGGCTAATCACCATCAGCATTATTGGTTATGTGGAGCGTGTGCGCCTTGAAGCGCGCATCAGCCAGCAAAAAAGCCATGAGGAAATAGAGCAACTGGCGGTGATTGCCGAGCGCGAACGCATTGCCCGCGATCTGCATGACATTCTCGGCCACACCCTCTCCAGTATTGCGCTTAAAGCAGAGCTTGCGGAAAAGCTACTCACGCAAGACAAACCGGATCACGCCAAACAACACGTCTCCGAGTTACATCAAATCGCACGCAATACCTTGAGCCTTGTACGCCAAACGGTATCGGGCTACAAACACCGCGGCCTGTCTGGCGAAGTCATGGAGCTGTGCGACAAACTGCGCCAGAACGGCTTTGTGGTCGAACTGATGGGCGAAATACCACAGTTAACGCCGCGCGCCGAAACAGCACTCATCCTGGCGCTGACCGAATTAACCACTAATGTGCTGCGCCACAGTAACGGCAATCACTGCCAAATCGAATTTCGCCACCAGTGCGACAAAATTCTGGTCAGCATGCGCGATAACGGCAAAGTGAGTTCGCTAATCCCCGGCAATGGGCTGCAAGGTATCCAGGAGCGGCTCAATGCACTCGCAGGCGACTTGCAATCATCCATCCATAAAGGCTGTGAATTTGTTATTTCACTGCCGCGCCGCGAACTGCATCAATAGCCCACAACATTCAAGAGATCAGGTGTGATGAAAATTTTATTAGCAGAAGATCAATCCATGGTACGCGGCGCGCTCGCCGCCCTGCTCGGTATGGAGGATGGTTTTGAAATAACCCAGGCGGAGGATGGTGATCGCGCCTGGCTGCTGATGAAACAAAACAGTTACGACATTTTACTGACCGATATCGAAATGCCAGGGCGCTCCGGCCTGGAGTTGGCGCAATGGGTGCTGCAACAAAAATTCCCCACCAAAACCATTATCATCACAACATTTGGCCGTGCCGGTTATATTCGTCGCGCCATCGATATGGGAGTTGCCGGCTTTTTATTAAAAGATGCCCCCTCCGAACAACTGATCGAATCCATTTATAAAGTCATGGATGGAAAACGTGTCATTGATGGTGAATTAGCCATGATGGCACTGGGCGAAGCCGATCCGCTCAACGATAAAGAACGTCGCGCACTGCGACTGGCTGCTGAAGGAAAAACCACTGCTGAAATTGCAACAGTTCTCTGCTTGTCAGAAGGCACTGTGCGCAATTATTTATCTGAAGCTATCGCAAAATTGCACGCGGCCAATCGCGTGGATGCCGCCCGTATTGCCCGTCAGAAAGGCTGGATTTAATTATTATTGTTTAATCTGCACGATTGATAATTTAATCACGCCGCCCTCTTACTCTATTGTCAAAATGACTGCTAGAATCCGGTCACACTGTCACACCTGACAGCCTGATCAACAGCGATTATAACAATCAGATCCATTTATCAGCAGACACTGCTGGCAGCACGACAGTCAACTGGCCCTGCTGCCACTCGCAGTCAATATTGACAATAATTCACAAAAAACAGGGAAATCGATCATGCATATTGAAACGATCCGGCAACTACCAGAGTACGCGGCCCTGACCCGCGCACGCAAAAAAATTATGTGGCCACTCTCATTGGCAACCATTACTGCCTACTTCGCACTGATATTAACCATTGCCTTTAATCCTCACTCACTCGGAAACCCTATTGGCAATGGAGTCACTTCAATCGGCATGGTGTTGGGCTTGGGTGTAATTTTATTTTGCATGCTAATCACAGGCATTTATGTCTATTACGCCAACCGCGTTCTGGAACCGCTCACCCGCGCCATCGTTAGCAAAGCAGGAGCACAACAATGAAATTTCATGCTCCGCTAGCCATCCTATTATCTGCCATGGCCACTTGCGCCTGGGCGCAAGCCACCAGCCACTCCAGTATTAATGTGACTGCAGTTGCCATGTTTTTAGCCTTTGTATTAGTTACCTTGGGTATTACTTACTGGGCCGCCGGTCGCACAAAAACCGCTAGCGATTTTTACGCTGCGGGTGGTGGTATAACCGGGTTTCAGAATGGTTTGGCAATTGCTGGCGAT
The nucleotide sequence above comes from Cellvibrio sp. PSBB023. Encoded proteins:
- a CDS encoding GntR family transcriptional regulator, encoding MAKQPVISMRTDSKGLSYDRPAASQIFGFIRDAIISMELLPGQMISETALAQQFGVSRTPVREALIQLSNIGFVEVLPQRGTYVSKFSMDKILEARFIREALEVAVVSHIATNTNEETRLEAVSSCEKIIANQKTAAADDDAIAFQILDDEFHQTLASFTHYQRVGAFIEAEKAHMDRVRCLSLHVSGQYKRILSQHAGIIKAIKSGSAEKSAAAMSVHLKDVYNILAVIPQEHPEYFE
- a CDS encoding DUF4177 domain-containing protein; protein product: MHWEYKTLKFKKRSFFSGALDTDELNQTLNTLGRDGWELVSVCPAMFMNTSQGIIAVLKRQR
- a CDS encoding SPFH domain-containing protein produces the protein MVQEVEARSGSGYLMLLVLLVSQVITIAGVILMPILLKIVLGLAALLIFVGWFGFYMVQPNQGKVLQLFGQYAGTDRNNGLRWANPLYSKKSVSLRVRNFESGRLKVNDANGNPIEIAAVIVWRVVDTAEAVFEVDDYENYVTIQSEAALRNLATTYPYEHDQEDARLSLRSDANSIALKLKSEVQDRLQKAGVDVLEARLSHLAYSPEIAQAMLQRQQASAVLAARKIIVQGAVGMVADALDQLKVQGVVDLDGERKASMVSNLLVVLCGDQQAKPVINAGTLYS
- a CDS encoding sensor histidine kinase, giving the protein MHKSANDCSSSLYSAKSWIWLFFSLYYFVPLYYIPFEGLQLPILIGVYCVFVGLYLWAITLSASQVWKAILALCVLSIVTTAYTPGASTFFSYVGFLIGFSYGTKIWLNLLAFLALVIIALHYTFNYPIPFFALPALSGLITISIIGYVERVRLEARISQQKSHEEIEQLAVIAERERIARDLHDILGHTLSSIALKAELAEKLLTQDKPDHAKQHVSELHQIARNTLSLVRQTVSGYKHRGLSGEVMELCDKLRQNGFVVELMGEIPQLTPRAETALILALTELTTNVLRHSNGNHCQIEFRHQCDKILVSMRDNGKVSSLIPGNGLQGIQERLNALAGDLQSSIHKGCEFVISLPRRELHQ
- a CDS encoding DNA-binding response regulator — protein: MKILLAEDQSMVRGALAALLGMEDGFEITQAEDGDRAWLLMKQNSYDILLTDIEMPGRSGLELAQWVLQQKFPTKTIIITTFGRAGYIRRAIDMGVAGFLLKDAPSEQLIESIYKVMDGKRVIDGELAMMALGEADPLNDKERRALRLAAEGKTTAEIATVLCLSEGTVRNYLSEAIAKLHAANRVDAARIARQKGWI
- a CDS encoding DUF485 domain-containing protein is translated as MHIETIRQLPEYAALTRARKKIMWPLSLATITAYFALILTIAFNPHSLGNPIGNGVTSIGMVLGLGVILFCMLITGIYVYYANRVLEPLTRAIVSKAGAQQ